A single Biomphalaria glabrata chromosome 2, xgBioGlab47.1, whole genome shotgun sequence DNA region contains:
- the LOC106056330 gene encoding 40S ribosomal protein S14: protein MAPRRGKPQAQEQVVLGPQAKEGENVFGVAHIYASFNDTFVHVTDLSGKETIARVTGGMKVKADRDEASPYAAMLAAQDVAERCKGLGITALHIKLRATGGNRTKTPGPGAQSALRALARSGMKIGRIEDVTPIPSDCTRRKGGRRGRRL, encoded by the exons ATGGCCCCAAGAAGAGGAAAGCCTCAAGCACAAGAGCAAGTTGTTCTCGGACCTCAAGCCAAAGAAGGCGAAAATGTGTTTGGTGTAGCACACATTTATGCTAGTTTTAACGATACTTTCGTCCATGTTACCGATTTATCAGGAAA AGAAACCATTGCTCGTGTAACTGGTGGAATGAAAGTCAAAGCAGATCGTGATGAAGCTTCACCTTATGCTGCTATGTTGGCTGCTCAGGATGTTGCAGAAAGATGCAAAGGACTGGGTATTACAGCACTGCATATTAAACTTAGAGCTACTGGTGGAAACAG aactaAGACACCTGGACCTGGAGCACAGTCAGCACTTAGAGCTCTGGCACGTTCTGGCATGAAAATTGGCCGCATTG agGATGTAACCCCTATTCCATCAGATTGTACTCGCAGGAAGGGTGGTCGCCGTGGTAGACGTTTGTAA